The DNA sequence ATAAAACTTGTAAATCTTACAATACCTCCTATTTGAGGTGCCGATAAGGCACTTTGTAATGTAGCCCTATCTCTAAGTCCTATTTTTTTACCTGCAAACTGAATAAAAATAGTTATCATAGTTACAACACCCAGTCCTCCACATTGTATCATAGCTATTATTATTATCTTTCCAAACAATGACCAATGTGTAGCTGTATCATATACTATAAGACCTGTAACACAACTTGCACTTGTAGCAGTGAATAATGCATCTATAAATGGAGTAAACTCTCTACTCCTTGATGAAATTGGCATACTTAGAATAATAGCACCAAAAAAAATCATAATTATAAATCCGAACAGAATGATTCTAGCACTACTAAACTGCTTTAATATCTTTCTCTTTAATTCTTTCATAACTCTCTTATATAAAAGAGCTGTCGCAACAAAATAAATATCGCACAATATAGTAGATACTATATTTTCTCATATTATATTTATTAAGCGACAGCCCAAATGAATACTTATATAAAATTATACCGGATATGCTCCGGCAGCCTTATCTGCCTTAGTCATATCCACTTTTGTCTTTTGTGCAGCTCTGTACTCAAAGAACTCCTCAGCTACCTTTGGGAAAAGTGCATATGTGAGCACATCTTCATCCTGCTCTTTCCACTTTGCAACCTGCTTCTCGAACTCAGGAAGCTGTGGTGGAATAAGATCTGCAGGTCTACATGTAATAGGCTTCTCATCACCTATTATCTTCTTTTGTACCTCTGCATTAAAAGGCTTTATAGTCTGACCGAATTCTCCAAGCATTATCTTCTTTGATTCCTTTGGAACCAACTTATATCTCTCACCTGAGAGTACATTCATAACCGCCTGTGTACCTACAATCTGTGATGAAGGTGTAACAAGTGGCGGCTCACCAAAATCCTTTCTAACTCTTGGAATCTCCTCCAAAACTTCTCTGTACTTATCTTCCTTACCTGCCTCTTTAAGCTGATTAATAAGATTTGAAAGCATTCCTCCCGGTACCTGATATTTCAAAGTATTGATATTTACTCCAAGCACTTTAGGATTAAGTAATCCACTCTTTATAAATCCTTCTCTTATAGGCTGGAAGTAGTCTGCTATCTCAGAAAGTAAATTGATATCAAGACCTGTATCATATGGTGTTCCTCTAAAAGTCTCTACCATTACTTCTGTTGCAGGCTGTGAAGTTCCAAGTGCAAGCGGTGAAATAGCTGTATCAATTATATCACATCCTGACTCTACCGCCTTTAAAAGAGTCATAGAAGCAACACCTGCTGTATAGTGAGTATGAAGCTCTATAGGTAACTTTGTAGATCCCTTAAGACTTCCAATAAGTTCCTCTGCAGCATATGGTGTCAAAAGTCCTGCCATATCCTTTACGCAAAGAGAATCAGCACCCATATCCTCTATTCTCTTTGCAATATCTTTCCAATAA is a window from the Lachnoanaerobaculum umeaense genome containing:
- a CDS encoding oxaloacetate decarboxylase subunit alpha; this encodes MADIKKKPVQIVETVLRDAHQSLVATRMTTEQMLPIIDKMDKVGYRAVECWGGATFDASLRFLHEDPWERLRKFKDGFKNTKLQMLFRGQNILGYNHYADDVVEYFVQKSVANGIDIIRIFDALNDIRNLKTAVNAANKEKNAEVQIALCYTLGDAYTLDYWKDIAKRIEDMGADSLCVKDMAGLLTPYAAEELIGSLKGSTKLPIELHTHYTAGVASMTLLKAVESGCDIIDTAISPLALGTSQPATEVMVETFRGTPYDTGLDINLLSEIADYFQPIREGFIKSGLLNPKVLGVNINTLKYQVPGGMLSNLINQLKEAGKEDKYREVLEEIPRVRKDFGEPPLVTPSSQIVGTQAVMNVLSGERYKLVPKESKKIMLGEFGQTIKPFNAEVQKKIIGDEKPITCRPADLIPPQLPEFEKQVAKWKEQDEDVLTYALFPKVAEEFFEYRAAQKTKVDMTKADKAAGAYPV